TTTACAAAAACCCATTTTACAACAATTGATAGGGCGCTCTAATGATGTGGTTGTTTTACCAAGCGGAAAAAAATCAGCAGGACTTACATTTTATTACGTGACTAAAAGTATCATTGAAGATGATGGAAATGTAAAAGAATTTACCATCAAACAAACTAAATTAGATTGTTTTGAAATTGATTATGTAAGTGAAAAAGAACTAGTTCCCAATCAAATTAAAAAAATTGAAGCTGCCATTTCTTTATATTTAGAACCTAATTTGAGCATTACATTCGTCCGAAAAAATAACTTAGATAGAACCAATAGAGGTAAACTAAAACAGTTTACCTCTATGCTATAATTTTTTTGTGTAGCGCGGCTTGACTAAAAATTGCGTAAACAGGAAAACTAACATGAACAATAATGCCCGTATGATGTTGTATCCATGAAAAGAACGATATACTGCAAAATTATGTTTAAGTAAAGCCATTTTACCAGCCGAAATAGAGTTGTCCCTTACTCTATATAACGCTAAACTTTCTGGAACCGGCCGCACTTTTTTTATAGGTTTTAGGATGGTAAGCCACATCATCCAGTCTTGTCTTTTTCTAGAATGAGAAATAGGAATTTTTCCGTAGAAAGAAACATCATAAATCCCAGTGAGATTGCCTATGTAGTTGCAGAAGAACAGTTGCTTGTAAGTAAGCTGTATGGGTCCCTCGACGCGTTTGTTTAACAATGTTCCTGCTTCATTCATACATTCGTAAAAAGAAAAAGTAAATGGTAATTTA
This portion of the Flavobacterium sp. CECT 9288 genome encodes:
- a CDS encoding glycosyltransferase family 2 protein, giving the protein MKNNLVSILMPCYNSEKYILEAILSVQEQTHTNWELILVDDCSSDSTVSIAKTIANQDNRIRIFKLSTNSGTGIARNTALSKATGDYIAFLDADDKWKPNKLELQLQFMQQHKLPFTFSFYECMNEAGTLLNKRVEGPIQLTYKQLFFCNYIGNLTGIYDVSFYGKIPISHSRKRQDWMMWLTILKPIKKVRPVPESLALYRVRDNSISAGKMALLKHNFAVYRSFHGYNIIRALLFMLVFLFTQFLVKPRYTKKL